One segment of Etheostoma cragini isolate CJK2018 chromosome 23, CSU_Ecrag_1.0, whole genome shotgun sequence DNA contains the following:
- the LOC117938369 gene encoding uncharacterized protein LOC117938369 isoform X3, translated as MNSEKWTDAEVQALLALYATEELQRDLEGSTRNIKIFGKISSDLAQMGVHHTVKQCREKVKKLKQDYKKIKDHNNQIGANLKTSKWYATLDGILGHRPTYSGNADTKDSAAGFLETIVGSENTPPSDETVLQDSTSTSNDTSAGCTPTTSSSTMTPQRPVMDSTTTTNIPVNYNITFIPCPPPAQTPCPTQDSQDPDFYSFKVEDIGIPYKSTTMTLSALEMSGKDRPLRFWSSEEVQALLTLWANPAVQEELFLNMRNNKVYTGLSTKLASLGFNKTPQKCREKIKKLKQEYKRFKNSPHNSTHRSVWFAIMDDVLSSRVAAARCLETTEPSLLSQSQSALDVDTIDDTQWLPDEVQVLMTLWAQPNIQKQLLNTATNNQVFVYLSSELTFVGFNKTPDQCRLKVNNLKEEYRRIKELEPHRDVQNDWFAILDGVLGPGEETLTEADSSAALTQPNSPEGEHANDMSRAVWTSDEIKVLLTRWAEESIQEQLRSSQRNKRVFAQLSSELATQGFDKTTSQCRSKIKLLKRKYRKTKEHKESKRQKGRWFAIMDKVLGRCKPVSEIEQEAEVMDSAATCLQTSQQDHSETMEDLGCHLSVSSLCLLVPTLRLMCAFAWQVIQCCNVLHYGKVEELVRLVAELAPELLTSRERVQLLLRLRARVVLDLCRSEGTANLLHIQPHLTVIQNLTTGSPCDQEELENSKSNFVEVVHTLLEDTEKRNMFFKEVFHIHYGRQYETTLNTLVWKFISRLDNLLPIPDIKQTAEWLSTAPSVMEECGQLLFEPEQLKALLHFHQQQSGSTNKRYSKTQNMFLPRLSLPHKPNSMQLASEQQASSTGDTDDGQSDYGEENQSDDELALEDLSKGDEVLTLKEEQTDDLTAANCSNLNNHRPIGLHTCSLCPYSDSQVSGLLQHIRKAHLSQEPSRLQSKEPRTANVLQKVDTETCTLETQPFHCDKCEKKYSSRASLNVHRRSHTGETPYLCSHCGRGFTTSNGLDFHVRIHTGDRRYKCPICGKTSIQHMMRHMRMHRGEKNFLCTECGKAFLSSGELKLHMRSHTGERPYTCKDCGRGFIAKCLLTVHMRCHTGESPYRCSVCPKSFKTSRMRKRHMMIHSNNKSFQCLKCGKIFRHEDTFKMHVQTHD; from the exons ATGAACTCTGAAAAGTGGACTGATGCGGAGGTGCAGGCGCTGCTGGCCCTGTACGCCACTGAGGAGTTACAGAGGGACCTGGAAGGATCCAcaagaaacattaaaatcttCGGGAAAATCTCCAGTGATCTAGCGCAAATGGGGGTTCACCACACGGTCAAGCAGTGCAGAGAGAAGGTGAAGAAGCTGAAACAAGACTACAAGAAGATAAAGGACCACAACAACCAGATCGGTGCAAATCTTAAAACAAGCAAGTGGTACGCCACACTGGACGGTATTCTTGGCCACCGTCCAACATACTCTGGAAACGCCGACACGAAGGACTCTGCCGCCGGGTTCTTGGAGACAATCGTCGGCTCCGAGAACACTCCCCCGTCGGATGAGACAGTCCTTCAAG ATTCCACTTCTACAAGTAACGACACAAGCGCTGGTTGTA CACCAACAACCTCCAGCAGCACCATGACGCCGCAGCGCCCAGTAATGG ATTCCACGACTACGACTAACATTCCTGTAAACTACAACATCACCTTCATCCCCTGCCCTCCACCAGCCCAAACACCTTGCCCCACACAGGACTCACAGGACCCAGATTTCTACTCTTTTAAAGTAGAAGACATTGGCATACCGTACAAGAGTACAACAATGACTCTCTCTGCACTGGAAATGTCTGGCAAAG ATAGGCCCTTGCGCTTCTGGTCAAGTGAAGAGGTCCAAGCACTGCTGACCCTTTGGGCAAATCCCGCTGTTCAAGAAGAGCTTTTCCTCAACATGAGGAATAATAAAGTTTACACTGGCTTAAGTACTAAGCTAGCGTCACTTGGATTCAACAAGACACCACAGAAGTGCAGGGAGAAAATCAAAAAACTGAAGCAAGAGTACAAGAGATTCAAAAACAGTCCGCACAACAGCACCCATAGAAGTGTATGGTTTGCCATCATGGATGACGTCCTCAGTTCCAGGGTTGCAGCAGCAAGATGTTTAGAAACAACCGAGCCCTCACTGCTCAGTCAGTCACAGTCTGCCCTGGATGTAGATACCATCG ATGACACCCAGTGGTTGCCTGATGAAGTCCAGGTTCTGATGACACTGTGGGCACAACCAAACATTCAGAAACAGCTTCtcaacacagcaacaaacaatCAGGTCTTTGTATACCTCAGCAGCGAACTCACATTTGTGGGGTTCAACAAGACACCAGATCAGTGCCGTCTTAAAGTGAATAACCTTAAGGAGGAGTACAGGAGAATCAAGGAATTGGAACCACACAGGGACGTTCAAAACGACTGGTTTGCTATTTTGGATGGTGTCCTCGGCCCTGGTGAAGAGACTTTAACAGAGGCGGATTCATCTGCTGCGCTGACACAACCGAACTCACCAGAAGGTGAGCATGCGAATG ATATGTCGCGGGCTGTTTGGACATCAGATGAAATCAAGGTGCTGCTCACCCGATGGGCAGAGGAGAGCATTCAGGAGCAGCTTAGATCATCTCAGAGAAACAAGAGAGTGTTTGCTCAGCTGAGCTCCGAGCTCGCCACTCAGGGCTTCGATAAAACCACCAGCCAATGCAGGTCCAAAATAAAACTGCTGAAACGAAAGTACAGAAAGACTAAGGAACATAAGGAATCTAAAAGGCAGAAAGGCAGATGGTTTGCCATCATGGATAAAGTCCTTGGTCGTTGTAAACCTGTGTCTGAGATTGAACAAGAAGCTGAAGTCATGGATTCAGCCGCTACATGTCTACAGACATCACAGCAAGACCATTCGGAAACAATGGAAGACTTGG GTTGCCACCTGTCCGTCTCCTCATTGTGTCTCCTGGTTCCAACCCTGCGTCTGATGTGTGCATTTGCCTGGCAAGTGATCCAGTGTTGTAACGTCCTACATTATGGAAAGGTGGAGGAGCTGGTGAGGTTGGTGGCGGAGCTGGCTCCAGAGTTGTTGACGTCCAGAGAGAGAGTGCAACTCCTGCTCCGACTAAGGGCAAGG GTGGTGTTGGACTTGTGTCGCAGTGAGGGCACAGCTAACCTCCTGCACATCCAGCCTCACCTGACGGTCATTCAAAACCTCACAACAGGCTCCCCTTGTGATCAGGAG GAATTGGAAAATTCTAAGTCAAACTTTGTGGAAGTTGTTCACACCCTGCTCGAGGACACGGAGAagagaaatatgtttttcaaG GAGGTCTTTCACATCCACTATGGCCGGCAGTATGAGACCACATTGAACACATTAGTGTGGAAATTCATCTCAAGACTGGATAATCTTTTACCTATACCAGATATCAAACAG ACTGCTGAGTGGCTCAGCACTGCCCCCTCTGTCATGGAAGAATGTGGCCAGCTGCTTTTTGAACCAGAGCAGCTGAAGGCGCTACTGCACTTCCACCAGCAACAGTCGGGAAGCACAAACAAAC GCTACTCTAAAACTCAGAATATGTTTTTGCCGAGGCTTTCACTTCCTCACAAACCAAACTCTATGCAACTCGCCTCAGAGCAACAGGCGTCGTCTACAGGAGACACAGATGATGGACAGTCTGATTATGGAGAGGAAAACCAAAGTGATGATGAGCTGGCTCTGGAGGACCTTAGCAAAGGAGATGAAGTCCTGACGTTGAAAGAAGAACAAACCGATGACCTAACAGCAGCAAACTGCTCAA ATTTAAACAATCATCGGCCAATAGGACTGCACACCTGTTCTTTGTGTCCCTACTCTGACAGCCAAGTGTCAGGTCTTCTACAGCACATCAGAAAGGCACATCTGAGTCAGGAACCCAGCCGACTGCAGTCTAAAGAACCTAGGACAGCCAATGTCCTTCAGAAAGTTGACACTGAAACATGCACTCTTGAGACACAACCCTTCCACTGCGACAAGTGCGAGAAGAAGTACTCCTCGAGGGCGTCTCTGAATGTGCACCGCCGGAGTCACACAGGCGAGACGCCATATTTGTGTTCGCACTGCGGCCGGGGCTTCACAACTTCAAATGGCCTTGATTTTCACGTTCGCATACACACAGGGGACCGGCGCTATAAATGTCCCATTTGCGGGAAGACTTCGATCCAGCACATGATGAGACACATGCGGATGCACAGAGGGGAAAAGAACTTTCTGTGTACAGAATGTGGGAAagcttttctctcctctggggAGTTAAAGCTACACATGAGGTCTCACACGGGCGAGCGCCCGTACACGTGCAAAGACTGCGGGAGAGGCTTCATAGCAAAGTGCCTATTGACGGTTCATATGCGCTGTCACACAGGAGAGAGTCCTTATAGGTGTTCGGTTTGTCCGAAATCCTTTAAGACTTCGAGAATGCGTAAAAGGCACATGATGATCCACTCAAACAACAAGTCCTTCCAGTGTTTAAAGTGCGGTAAAATCTTCCGGCATGAAGAcacttttaaaatgcatgttcaGACACACGATTAA
- the LOC117938369 gene encoding uncharacterized protein LOC117938369 isoform X5: MNSEKWTDAEVQALLALYATEELQRDLEGSTRNIKIFGKISSDLAQMGVHHTVKQCREKVKKLKQDYKKIKDHNNQIGANLKTSKWYATLDGILGHRPTYSGNADTKDSAAGFLETIVGSENTPPSDETVLQDSTTTTNIPVNYNITFIPCPPPAQTPCPTQDSQDPDFYSFKVEDIGIPYKSTTMTLSALEMSGKDRPLRFWSSEEVQALLTLWANPAVQEELFLNMRNNKVYTGLSTKLASLGFNKTPQKCREKIKKLKQEYKRFKNSPHNSTHRSVWFAIMDDVLSSRVAAARCLETTEPSLLSQSQSALDVDTIDDTQWLPDEVQVLMTLWAQPNIQKQLLNTATNNQVFVYLSSELTFVGFNKTPDQCRLKVNNLKEEYRRIKELEPHRDVQNDWFAILDGVLGPGEETLTEADSSAALTQPNSPEGEHANDMSRAVWTSDEIKVLLTRWAEESIQEQLRSSQRNKRVFAQLSSELATQGFDKTTSQCRSKIKLLKRKYRKTKEHKESKRQKGRWFAIMDKVLGRCKPVSEIEQEAEVMDSAATCLQTSQQDHSETMEDLGCHLSVSSLCLLVPTLRLMCAFAWQVIQCCNVLHYGKVEELVRLVAELAPELLTSRERVQLLLRLRARVVLDLCRSEGTANLLHIQPHLTVIQNLTTGSPCDQEELENSKSNFVEVVHTLLEDTEKRNMFFKEVFHIHYGRQYETTLNTLVWKFISRLDNLLPIPDIKQTAEWLSTAPSVMEECGQLLFEPEQLKALLHFHQQQSGSTNKRYSKTQNMFLPRLSLPHKPNSMQLASEQQASSTGDTDDGQSDYGEENQSDDELALEDLSKGDEVLTLKEEQTDDLTAANCSNLNNHRPIGLHTCSLCPYSDSQVSGLLQHIRKAHLSQEPSRLQSKEPRTANVLQKVDTETCTLETQPFHCDKCEKKYSSRASLNVHRRSHTGETPYLCSHCGRGFTTSNGLDFHVRIHTGDRRYKCPICGKTSIQHMMRHMRMHRGEKNFLCTECGKAFLSSGELKLHMRSHTGERPYTCKDCGRGFIAKCLLTVHMRCHTGESPYRCSVCPKSFKTSRMRKRHMMIHSNNKSFQCLKCGKIFRHEDTFKMHVQTHD, translated from the exons ATGAACTCTGAAAAGTGGACTGATGCGGAGGTGCAGGCGCTGCTGGCCCTGTACGCCACTGAGGAGTTACAGAGGGACCTGGAAGGATCCAcaagaaacattaaaatcttCGGGAAAATCTCCAGTGATCTAGCGCAAATGGGGGTTCACCACACGGTCAAGCAGTGCAGAGAGAAGGTGAAGAAGCTGAAACAAGACTACAAGAAGATAAAGGACCACAACAACCAGATCGGTGCAAATCTTAAAACAAGCAAGTGGTACGCCACACTGGACGGTATTCTTGGCCACCGTCCAACATACTCTGGAAACGCCGACACGAAGGACTCTGCCGCCGGGTTCTTGGAGACAATCGTCGGCTCCGAGAACACTCCCCCGTCGGATGAGACAGTCCTTCAAG ATTCCACGACTACGACTAACATTCCTGTAAACTACAACATCACCTTCATCCCCTGCCCTCCACCAGCCCAAACACCTTGCCCCACACAGGACTCACAGGACCCAGATTTCTACTCTTTTAAAGTAGAAGACATTGGCATACCGTACAAGAGTACAACAATGACTCTCTCTGCACTGGAAATGTCTGGCAAAG ATAGGCCCTTGCGCTTCTGGTCAAGTGAAGAGGTCCAAGCACTGCTGACCCTTTGGGCAAATCCCGCTGTTCAAGAAGAGCTTTTCCTCAACATGAGGAATAATAAAGTTTACACTGGCTTAAGTACTAAGCTAGCGTCACTTGGATTCAACAAGACACCACAGAAGTGCAGGGAGAAAATCAAAAAACTGAAGCAAGAGTACAAGAGATTCAAAAACAGTCCGCACAACAGCACCCATAGAAGTGTATGGTTTGCCATCATGGATGACGTCCTCAGTTCCAGGGTTGCAGCAGCAAGATGTTTAGAAACAACCGAGCCCTCACTGCTCAGTCAGTCACAGTCTGCCCTGGATGTAGATACCATCG ATGACACCCAGTGGTTGCCTGATGAAGTCCAGGTTCTGATGACACTGTGGGCACAACCAAACATTCAGAAACAGCTTCtcaacacagcaacaaacaatCAGGTCTTTGTATACCTCAGCAGCGAACTCACATTTGTGGGGTTCAACAAGACACCAGATCAGTGCCGTCTTAAAGTGAATAACCTTAAGGAGGAGTACAGGAGAATCAAGGAATTGGAACCACACAGGGACGTTCAAAACGACTGGTTTGCTATTTTGGATGGTGTCCTCGGCCCTGGTGAAGAGACTTTAACAGAGGCGGATTCATCTGCTGCGCTGACACAACCGAACTCACCAGAAGGTGAGCATGCGAATG ATATGTCGCGGGCTGTTTGGACATCAGATGAAATCAAGGTGCTGCTCACCCGATGGGCAGAGGAGAGCATTCAGGAGCAGCTTAGATCATCTCAGAGAAACAAGAGAGTGTTTGCTCAGCTGAGCTCCGAGCTCGCCACTCAGGGCTTCGATAAAACCACCAGCCAATGCAGGTCCAAAATAAAACTGCTGAAACGAAAGTACAGAAAGACTAAGGAACATAAGGAATCTAAAAGGCAGAAAGGCAGATGGTTTGCCATCATGGATAAAGTCCTTGGTCGTTGTAAACCTGTGTCTGAGATTGAACAAGAAGCTGAAGTCATGGATTCAGCCGCTACATGTCTACAGACATCACAGCAAGACCATTCGGAAACAATGGAAGACTTGG GTTGCCACCTGTCCGTCTCCTCATTGTGTCTCCTGGTTCCAACCCTGCGTCTGATGTGTGCATTTGCCTGGCAAGTGATCCAGTGTTGTAACGTCCTACATTATGGAAAGGTGGAGGAGCTGGTGAGGTTGGTGGCGGAGCTGGCTCCAGAGTTGTTGACGTCCAGAGAGAGAGTGCAACTCCTGCTCCGACTAAGGGCAAGG GTGGTGTTGGACTTGTGTCGCAGTGAGGGCACAGCTAACCTCCTGCACATCCAGCCTCACCTGACGGTCATTCAAAACCTCACAACAGGCTCCCCTTGTGATCAGGAG GAATTGGAAAATTCTAAGTCAAACTTTGTGGAAGTTGTTCACACCCTGCTCGAGGACACGGAGAagagaaatatgtttttcaaG GAGGTCTTTCACATCCACTATGGCCGGCAGTATGAGACCACATTGAACACATTAGTGTGGAAATTCATCTCAAGACTGGATAATCTTTTACCTATACCAGATATCAAACAG ACTGCTGAGTGGCTCAGCACTGCCCCCTCTGTCATGGAAGAATGTGGCCAGCTGCTTTTTGAACCAGAGCAGCTGAAGGCGCTACTGCACTTCCACCAGCAACAGTCGGGAAGCACAAACAAAC GCTACTCTAAAACTCAGAATATGTTTTTGCCGAGGCTTTCACTTCCTCACAAACCAAACTCTATGCAACTCGCCTCAGAGCAACAGGCGTCGTCTACAGGAGACACAGATGATGGACAGTCTGATTATGGAGAGGAAAACCAAAGTGATGATGAGCTGGCTCTGGAGGACCTTAGCAAAGGAGATGAAGTCCTGACGTTGAAAGAAGAACAAACCGATGACCTAACAGCAGCAAACTGCTCAA ATTTAAACAATCATCGGCCAATAGGACTGCACACCTGTTCTTTGTGTCCCTACTCTGACAGCCAAGTGTCAGGTCTTCTACAGCACATCAGAAAGGCACATCTGAGTCAGGAACCCAGCCGACTGCAGTCTAAAGAACCTAGGACAGCCAATGTCCTTCAGAAAGTTGACACTGAAACATGCACTCTTGAGACACAACCCTTCCACTGCGACAAGTGCGAGAAGAAGTACTCCTCGAGGGCGTCTCTGAATGTGCACCGCCGGAGTCACACAGGCGAGACGCCATATTTGTGTTCGCACTGCGGCCGGGGCTTCACAACTTCAAATGGCCTTGATTTTCACGTTCGCATACACACAGGGGACCGGCGCTATAAATGTCCCATTTGCGGGAAGACTTCGATCCAGCACATGATGAGACACATGCGGATGCACAGAGGGGAAAAGAACTTTCTGTGTACAGAATGTGGGAAagcttttctctcctctggggAGTTAAAGCTACACATGAGGTCTCACACGGGCGAGCGCCCGTACACGTGCAAAGACTGCGGGAGAGGCTTCATAGCAAAGTGCCTATTGACGGTTCATATGCGCTGTCACACAGGAGAGAGTCCTTATAGGTGTTCGGTTTGTCCGAAATCCTTTAAGACTTCGAGAATGCGTAAAAGGCACATGATGATCCACTCAAACAACAAGTCCTTCCAGTGTTTAAAGTGCGGTAAAATCTTCCGGCATGAAGAcacttttaaaatgcatgttcaGACACACGATTAA
- the LOC117938369 gene encoding uncharacterized protein LOC117938369 isoform X1: MNSEKWTDAEVQALLALYATEELQRDLEGSTRNIKIFGKISSDLAQMGVHHTVKQCREKVKKLKQDYKKIKDHNNQIGANLKTSKWYATLDGILGHRPTYSGNADTKDSAAGFLETIVGSENTPPSDETVLQDSTSTSNDTSAGCKHSTTSTSGDVRSDTPSSPAPTTSSSTMTPQRPVMDSTTTTNIPVNYNITFIPCPPPAQTPCPTQDSQDPDFYSFKVEDIGIPYKSTTMTLSALEMSGKDRPLRFWSSEEVQALLTLWANPAVQEELFLNMRNNKVYTGLSTKLASLGFNKTPQKCREKIKKLKQEYKRFKNSPHNSTHRSVWFAIMDDVLSSRVAAARCLETTEPSLLSQSQSALDVDTIDDTQWLPDEVQVLMTLWAQPNIQKQLLNTATNNQVFVYLSSELTFVGFNKTPDQCRLKVNNLKEEYRRIKELEPHRDVQNDWFAILDGVLGPGEETLTEADSSAALTQPNSPEGEHANDMSRAVWTSDEIKVLLTRWAEESIQEQLRSSQRNKRVFAQLSSELATQGFDKTTSQCRSKIKLLKRKYRKTKEHKESKRQKGRWFAIMDKVLGRCKPVSEIEQEAEVMDSAATCLQTSQQDHSETMEDLGCHLSVSSLCLLVPTLRLMCAFAWQVIQCCNVLHYGKVEELVRLVAELAPELLTSRERVQLLLRLRARVVLDLCRSEGTANLLHIQPHLTVIQNLTTGSPCDQEELENSKSNFVEVVHTLLEDTEKRNMFFKEVFHIHYGRQYETTLNTLVWKFISRLDNLLPIPDIKQTAEWLSTAPSVMEECGQLLFEPEQLKALLHFHQQQSGSTNKRYSKTQNMFLPRLSLPHKPNSMQLASEQQASSTGDTDDGQSDYGEENQSDDELALEDLSKGDEVLTLKEEQTDDLTAANCSNLNNHRPIGLHTCSLCPYSDSQVSGLLQHIRKAHLSQEPSRLQSKEPRTANVLQKVDTETCTLETQPFHCDKCEKKYSSRASLNVHRRSHTGETPYLCSHCGRGFTTSNGLDFHVRIHTGDRRYKCPICGKTSIQHMMRHMRMHRGEKNFLCTECGKAFLSSGELKLHMRSHTGERPYTCKDCGRGFIAKCLLTVHMRCHTGESPYRCSVCPKSFKTSRMRKRHMMIHSNNKSFQCLKCGKIFRHEDTFKMHVQTHD; the protein is encoded by the exons ATGAACTCTGAAAAGTGGACTGATGCGGAGGTGCAGGCGCTGCTGGCCCTGTACGCCACTGAGGAGTTACAGAGGGACCTGGAAGGATCCAcaagaaacattaaaatcttCGGGAAAATCTCCAGTGATCTAGCGCAAATGGGGGTTCACCACACGGTCAAGCAGTGCAGAGAGAAGGTGAAGAAGCTGAAACAAGACTACAAGAAGATAAAGGACCACAACAACCAGATCGGTGCAAATCTTAAAACAAGCAAGTGGTACGCCACACTGGACGGTATTCTTGGCCACCGTCCAACATACTCTGGAAACGCCGACACGAAGGACTCTGCCGCCGGGTTCTTGGAGACAATCGTCGGCTCCGAGAACACTCCCCCGTCGGATGAGACAGTCCTTCAAG ATTCCACTTCTACAAGTAACGACACAAGCGCTGGTTGTAAGCATTCAACCACTTCTACCTCCGGTGATGTTCGATCGGACACGCCCAGTTCTCCGGCACCAACAACCTCCAGCAGCACCATGACGCCGCAGCGCCCAGTAATGG ATTCCACGACTACGACTAACATTCCTGTAAACTACAACATCACCTTCATCCCCTGCCCTCCACCAGCCCAAACACCTTGCCCCACACAGGACTCACAGGACCCAGATTTCTACTCTTTTAAAGTAGAAGACATTGGCATACCGTACAAGAGTACAACAATGACTCTCTCTGCACTGGAAATGTCTGGCAAAG ATAGGCCCTTGCGCTTCTGGTCAAGTGAAGAGGTCCAAGCACTGCTGACCCTTTGGGCAAATCCCGCTGTTCAAGAAGAGCTTTTCCTCAACATGAGGAATAATAAAGTTTACACTGGCTTAAGTACTAAGCTAGCGTCACTTGGATTCAACAAGACACCACAGAAGTGCAGGGAGAAAATCAAAAAACTGAAGCAAGAGTACAAGAGATTCAAAAACAGTCCGCACAACAGCACCCATAGAAGTGTATGGTTTGCCATCATGGATGACGTCCTCAGTTCCAGGGTTGCAGCAGCAAGATGTTTAGAAACAACCGAGCCCTCACTGCTCAGTCAGTCACAGTCTGCCCTGGATGTAGATACCATCG ATGACACCCAGTGGTTGCCTGATGAAGTCCAGGTTCTGATGACACTGTGGGCACAACCAAACATTCAGAAACAGCTTCtcaacacagcaacaaacaatCAGGTCTTTGTATACCTCAGCAGCGAACTCACATTTGTGGGGTTCAACAAGACACCAGATCAGTGCCGTCTTAAAGTGAATAACCTTAAGGAGGAGTACAGGAGAATCAAGGAATTGGAACCACACAGGGACGTTCAAAACGACTGGTTTGCTATTTTGGATGGTGTCCTCGGCCCTGGTGAAGAGACTTTAACAGAGGCGGATTCATCTGCTGCGCTGACACAACCGAACTCACCAGAAGGTGAGCATGCGAATG ATATGTCGCGGGCTGTTTGGACATCAGATGAAATCAAGGTGCTGCTCACCCGATGGGCAGAGGAGAGCATTCAGGAGCAGCTTAGATCATCTCAGAGAAACAAGAGAGTGTTTGCTCAGCTGAGCTCCGAGCTCGCCACTCAGGGCTTCGATAAAACCACCAGCCAATGCAGGTCCAAAATAAAACTGCTGAAACGAAAGTACAGAAAGACTAAGGAACATAAGGAATCTAAAAGGCAGAAAGGCAGATGGTTTGCCATCATGGATAAAGTCCTTGGTCGTTGTAAACCTGTGTCTGAGATTGAACAAGAAGCTGAAGTCATGGATTCAGCCGCTACATGTCTACAGACATCACAGCAAGACCATTCGGAAACAATGGAAGACTTGG GTTGCCACCTGTCCGTCTCCTCATTGTGTCTCCTGGTTCCAACCCTGCGTCTGATGTGTGCATTTGCCTGGCAAGTGATCCAGTGTTGTAACGTCCTACATTATGGAAAGGTGGAGGAGCTGGTGAGGTTGGTGGCGGAGCTGGCTCCAGAGTTGTTGACGTCCAGAGAGAGAGTGCAACTCCTGCTCCGACTAAGGGCAAGG GTGGTGTTGGACTTGTGTCGCAGTGAGGGCACAGCTAACCTCCTGCACATCCAGCCTCACCTGACGGTCATTCAAAACCTCACAACAGGCTCCCCTTGTGATCAGGAG GAATTGGAAAATTCTAAGTCAAACTTTGTGGAAGTTGTTCACACCCTGCTCGAGGACACGGAGAagagaaatatgtttttcaaG GAGGTCTTTCACATCCACTATGGCCGGCAGTATGAGACCACATTGAACACATTAGTGTGGAAATTCATCTCAAGACTGGATAATCTTTTACCTATACCAGATATCAAACAG ACTGCTGAGTGGCTCAGCACTGCCCCCTCTGTCATGGAAGAATGTGGCCAGCTGCTTTTTGAACCAGAGCAGCTGAAGGCGCTACTGCACTTCCACCAGCAACAGTCGGGAAGCACAAACAAAC GCTACTCTAAAACTCAGAATATGTTTTTGCCGAGGCTTTCACTTCCTCACAAACCAAACTCTATGCAACTCGCCTCAGAGCAACAGGCGTCGTCTACAGGAGACACAGATGATGGACAGTCTGATTATGGAGAGGAAAACCAAAGTGATGATGAGCTGGCTCTGGAGGACCTTAGCAAAGGAGATGAAGTCCTGACGTTGAAAGAAGAACAAACCGATGACCTAACAGCAGCAAACTGCTCAA ATTTAAACAATCATCGGCCAATAGGACTGCACACCTGTTCTTTGTGTCCCTACTCTGACAGCCAAGTGTCAGGTCTTCTACAGCACATCAGAAAGGCACATCTGAGTCAGGAACCCAGCCGACTGCAGTCTAAAGAACCTAGGACAGCCAATGTCCTTCAGAAAGTTGACACTGAAACATGCACTCTTGAGACACAACCCTTCCACTGCGACAAGTGCGAGAAGAAGTACTCCTCGAGGGCGTCTCTGAATGTGCACCGCCGGAGTCACACAGGCGAGACGCCATATTTGTGTTCGCACTGCGGCCGGGGCTTCACAACTTCAAATGGCCTTGATTTTCACGTTCGCATACACACAGGGGACCGGCGCTATAAATGTCCCATTTGCGGGAAGACTTCGATCCAGCACATGATGAGACACATGCGGATGCACAGAGGGGAAAAGAACTTTCTGTGTACAGAATGTGGGAAagcttttctctcctctggggAGTTAAAGCTACACATGAGGTCTCACACGGGCGAGCGCCCGTACACGTGCAAAGACTGCGGGAGAGGCTTCATAGCAAAGTGCCTATTGACGGTTCATATGCGCTGTCACACAGGAGAGAGTCCTTATAGGTGTTCGGTTTGTCCGAAATCCTTTAAGACTTCGAGAATGCGTAAAAGGCACATGATGATCCACTCAAACAACAAGTCCTTCCAGTGTTTAAAGTGCGGTAAAATCTTCCGGCATGAAGAcacttttaaaatgcatgttcaGACACACGATTAA